Within the Channa argus isolate prfri chromosome 12, Channa argus male v1.0, whole genome shotgun sequence genome, the region ttgttttaatttaggtTTTGCACATCGTcacaacttttttaaaagtactCGCAACACCTTCTTTGACTTGctctattttaaataatgaattcagGATATCTGCCTACTATATTTAAGTCATATTTTTTTACCATCAAAAACTGAATAACACTTTAATAAGTGGAACACTTACAAGCTGTGTGGCTCTTTAATATATGTTCACagaattgattttaatttttaaatcactgttCTTCAATTCAGCTTAGTAATTGACACCTTAAAAGAAGTGGATCCTTCGAGGAAATGCTTTCGTCTAGTTGGAGGGGTGTTGGTGGAGAGGACAGTTAAAGAAGTTCTGCCAGCCTTGGAAAACAATAAAGAACAGGTAATGGATGAGAAAAAGGCAGGGGGATTAATATTACATAGACTGTTACTTTTAAACGTCACTAGCATAAAGTATTCAAAGCCTGGAGTCAGTACCCAAAATATAGTGTATTATGTATCAGTAGAAGCTCCAGTTGGAAAAACAACTTATTTCATCTTAATAGAATGTCTCACTTTCTTCGCTTTTTCACCCAACAGATTTCCAAAATTGTTGAGTCCATCAACACACAGATGCAAGCAAAAGGAAGGGAACTCACGGAGTACAGGGAACGCTACAACATCCGGTTGGTGGGAGAGGGTGAAGGAGAGACACAAAGCCAGCCAACGACGTCCTCTAGAGACAGTGAAGGTGGTGGGTCGAAAAGTGCTACTGGTGTTTTAGTGTCATAGTTTGTAATAATAGACAGTGACAGTAGGGCCTTCAATTTCTGCAGTACTGAAAAAAATAGTCCAAAAAACGTAGCTTCATAACTGAATTCTTTAAAGGAAAACCTTCTGCTACACAAAATGCATTTGGTATTAAAGTGCTCTGCAGTGGACATAAAGGGCGCTGCTTATGTGTaaatggtagtgtgtaaaaatTGAAGATTGTCATACATCTGCCTTTCAGTGAATCTTACTTTTGCTGTGTTGTAAATTCACTAATTAAATTCAAAACTTTGAATGCTCATTTTAGACGTGTGCTCATTTATATGTGAGTAAGTAAGGTAAAGTGAGGTAAAGggctttatttttcattatacaTACGTGTACAAGCTTCAGATGGTCCAATAGTAAATATTATTAGTCTAAAACTACAGAACTTAATTTCACATGTAGATATAGTTGCCAGGGTCCTGGCGTGTAGAAACACCATTAACATACAACCTGAGTCCACGTGGTTACatcttatttaagtaaaagctTTGTTTATTGTACACTTAAATGTTTGGACTAAGAGCTTGAATTTTTGGGGGAGGGGGGTAAAAGAGTTGAACAGGTGCTGGAAGCCATTTTGACAACACACAAGCACGAACAAGCAGTTATACTGTAAATAGGTTCCTATGGGTCATAATGAAGTCGTCTGCCTTATTTAAAGTCGTCTtctgtcaaacatttttatctcgattcaaaaacacttttttcacaCACCATGCACAGAAAGGCCGCTGGGTTTCTATTCATGAAACTCATGTGAAGTCAGTTTATGCTGATTAGTTACTAAAGTGCTCACTGTTACTAGGAGTGATTCCTTTCACCACCCCTAATAATAAAGCCCTGTACTTGAAAACACATTAAGATTTGTCTTATTGTTTTGAAGCTGTAACACACACTTGGAGTGGTAAAAATGGCTTGTTAAGTCTAAGTGAAGGAGAAGCCTTTAAGGGCTTGATGTGCCCTTGCCATGGTTATGTAGTATTGGTGATAAAACAGTTTCTGTTGTGCCATCCTAAAGACTTATCTGAAACATTTCAGGTATATTTTATGTCTACAACCTAATATTACATCTGTGACTTGAATAGTTTAGATGTGGATTGCAAACCGCAGACAGAGGTTCAAGTAACCCTGCATTTGAAGAGCCACTGGAGTCAGATCAAATTAGTGCTAAGGAGTCAGATCAAATTAGTGCTAATGTATTCTATCTTTATTATATCTTTCTTATTCCCAGGTTTGTCTGTCTTAAGGTTCAAGTCACCCTGCGTTTGAAGAGCCCCTGGAGTCAGATCAAATTAGTGCTAATTTATTCTATCTTTATTATGTTTCTTATTCCCAGGTTTGTCTGTCTTAACTGGTGCATCATAATACAAGTGTAACAGATGTTCTTAGACAACCACTGTACCATCAcctgtaaatagtaaatgtaaCTTACTTCAGGAGGATTAGGGCAGGGCAAATTCAGCAAGTGTTTCTGTATTTGGCTGTGTGAAAAACCACAATTTCCACTCAACTCATAAAGAAAATACGTAACAGTAACTAATGAATTGTAAGTAGCACATATCTGTGAAAGACATTTTGTCATCTTGAAGTTATCTAAAGAATGGGTTAaaattagtaaaacaaaataactaaaaaaaaatctgaaaattgtatccgacgaggatgggattcgaacccacgcgtgcagagcacaatggattagcagtccatcgccttaaccactcggccacctcgtcacaTATATATCAACGGAGGAGCTGGTGCATTTTATCAGGAACGATAATGTTATTGTAAATACACCTGCAttctttatttctaaaaccCCCTGTGCTCACGTAAAATCACGAGTTGCTTAAAAAGGATCCTCCCTCTTGAAATCGCACGTTTTTTAGTTCACAGCTAAGTTAGCAGTTATTAGCGACCCAGGACGTAAATTGGCGGCGCCTTTACTTCAGGATTTACGGTCATTACACATCGACATGCGCCGCGGTCGCAGCAGGAGCTGCGCACAATATGATAAGTGCTGTGTTTTGATGGGGATCACAGAAACTGGATCGTTTTCGTcgttttatttctgctgtcgACAGCCGTATTAAAATCTGAGTTAGCAGTGCCACTAAACAGCAAAATATGCATTGTATTTAGTGCATCTCCAGCAGTTTAAACTGTGATGTCAGCAGTGCGGTAGCGATGTAGATAACGTTAGCTACACAGAAATAGCCAGCCCCGACAGAAGCAGCAGCCTGCTCCGGTGTTTGGACCAGCTTTGTATACAGCTTTTGGCGTGTTTGTAGTTTCTCTGTAATGCATCTCTCCAAGAAATGTTCCGCCTTCAAAGTGGTGCTGAGTGCTCTGCTGATTGTGGCGCTCCTGCAGCTCATATACTTGTCCTTCCTCTCCAAGTTTCACGGTAAGCAGCAGCGGTACAGATACTCTGAGCTCTTCGGAGGCTCTGGATCCAAGAAAAATGCGCATCCCGACAAAGACTCGCGGAAGGAGCGCCTGAGATACTCACTGTCCACTGGTGGGATCTTTGATAATACTGGTCAGTACCGGGTGTACAAGAACTTGATTAAAAGTGATTTCACTACAAATCAGAGACCAGGATCAGACCCCAGCTCAAATGTCCTGGCTTtagccacacacacaaccatcagCAATCTGCATCACCTAGAATCTCTTCTGGAAAGATGGCAGAATTCACTCTCTGTGGCCATATTCGCACATGGGCAAGATGTCAAGTATGCCACAGCTCTGGCCTATGCACTCAGCTTCTTCTGCCCTCAAATCCAAGCCCTGGTGGACTTCCACCTGGTCTGCCTCTCGGGAGAGATGGCCAGTTTCCCT harbors:
- the pfdn2 gene encoding prefoldin subunit 2, with the translated sequence MAANSSSTGSKSSNSAGGKQSGPSAEQVVATFQRMRQEQRSMASKAAELEMEINEHSLVIDTLKEVDPSRKCFRLVGGVLVERTVKEVLPALENNKEQISKIVESINTQMQAKGRELTEYRERYNIRLVGEGEGETQSQPTTSSRDSEGGGSKSATGVLVS